In Bdellovibrio sp. GT3, one genomic interval encodes:
- a CDS encoding SDR family oxidoreductase: MKVLVTGANGFLGSWLTRALVDEGHEVFALVRPKSDISELNGIKCQYRHGDVTDIVSLLEAFEDIDTVFHLAGVVAYKAADRPLMERVNVQGTANVIEVCKEKKIRRLVHLSSVVAVGGGRTPNEILNENSPFNIHDLNLGYFETKHDAEVLVKKACDKGEIDAVILNPATIYGRGDAKKGSRKMMLKVAQGKLKFYTSGGVNVVAVEDVIQGIISAWKNGKTGERYILSGENILIKDLFGMIAEEAGVKPPTRQLPDGLLHVVGTIGDFMEKIGLKGPLSKENAYTATMYHWFDSSKAQRELGFKPRPARQAIHNSIEWIKEQGMLK, translated from the coding sequence ATGAAAGTTCTAGTAACCGGTGCAAATGGATTCCTGGGTAGCTGGCTGACAAGAGCTTTGGTTGACGAGGGACACGAAGTCTTTGCACTTGTCAGACCAAAGAGTGACATCTCGGAGCTGAATGGAATCAAATGTCAGTACCGTCACGGTGATGTGACTGACATCGTTTCTCTTCTGGAAGCCTTCGAAGACATTGATACTGTTTTCCATCTGGCCGGTGTGGTTGCCTACAAGGCAGCGGATCGCCCTCTCATGGAAAGAGTGAATGTTCAAGGCACCGCAAACGTCATCGAGGTTTGCAAAGAAAAGAAAATCCGTCGTCTGGTTCATTTGTCCTCTGTAGTCGCAGTGGGCGGAGGTCGCACTCCCAACGAAATCCTGAATGAAAATTCACCTTTCAACATTCATGATCTGAACCTTGGTTACTTTGAAACCAAACACGATGCCGAAGTTTTGGTTAAGAAGGCCTGTGATAAAGGCGAAATCGATGCCGTTATCCTGAATCCTGCAACCATCTATGGCCGCGGCGATGCAAAAAAAGGCAGTCGCAAAATGATGTTAAAGGTCGCTCAGGGAAAACTTAAATTTTACACTTCAGGTGGCGTGAACGTCGTGGCAGTTGAAGATGTTATTCAGGGAATTATCAGTGCCTGGAAGAATGGAAAAACTGGCGAACGCTACATCCTTTCGGGTGAAAATATTCTGATTAAAGATCTATTCGGCATGATTGCGGAAGAAGCCGGTGTAAAACCGCCCACCAGACAACTGCCAGACGGTTTGCTACACGTGGTAGGAACGATTGGCGACTTTATGGAAAAGATCGGACTTAAAGGCCCTCTTAGTAAAGAAAACGCGTACACCGCGACGATGTATCACTGGTTTGATTCATCAAAAGCACAAAGAGAACTTGGCTTCAAGCCCCGTCCGGCAAGACAAGCCATTCACAACAGTATTGAATGGATCAAAGAACAAGGAATGTTGAAGTAA
- the lysC gene encoding lysine-sensitive aspartokinase 3 produces the protein MNQLVVSKFGGTSMGDAQCMLRSAEVAFRQKSSMVVVSATSGTTNDLISLGQKAEKSAWADCETIIRKIQDRHRKIAAELDSSMDSHHKLDALFEEMHSLAKGVNLLRDCSTKAMDALMSLGERTSSVLFTEAMATVLKQKGSQKKAKLLDAREVLKTDDSFGRAKPLTAIVAQHCQRHLPDMRSMNAVVVTQGYIGSTEEGMTTTLGRGGSDYSAAILAEGIAADILEIWTDVAGIATTDPRLCPQAKPISEISFKEASELATFGAKVLHPATLLPAIRKNIPVFVGSSFEAEAKGTWVRKEVEQHPLIRAMAIRKNQVLVTLSTPEMLHAHGFLFQIFKVFNDHKVSIDAITTSEISVSVTLDDSTLLNKKLIADLSEIADVHVEENLSLVSLIGNNINHTSGLGKEIFETIADINVRMICLGASKHNFCFLVNEEHGPLAIQKLHQKFVEMA, from the coding sequence ATGAACCAGCTTGTCGTATCCAAATTTGGCGGAACCTCGATGGGGGATGCTCAGTGCATGCTTCGCAGTGCGGAGGTCGCCTTTCGACAAAAATCAAGCATGGTTGTGGTTTCCGCGACCTCAGGAACCACCAACGATCTGATCAGTCTGGGGCAAAAAGCGGAAAAATCAGCCTGGGCTGACTGTGAGACCATCATTCGCAAGATTCAGGATCGTCATCGTAAAATTGCGGCGGAACTAGATTCCAGCATGGACTCCCATCACAAGCTGGATGCGCTCTTCGAGGAAATGCATTCTTTGGCAAAAGGTGTGAATCTGCTTCGTGATTGCTCCACCAAAGCGATGGATGCGTTGATGAGCCTTGGGGAGAGAACATCTTCTGTTCTGTTCACAGAGGCGATGGCCACCGTGCTAAAGCAAAAAGGTTCGCAAAAGAAAGCGAAGCTTTTGGATGCACGCGAAGTTTTAAAGACCGACGACTCTTTTGGTAGGGCTAAGCCTTTGACTGCCATTGTGGCCCAACACTGTCAGCGCCATCTGCCGGATATGCGAAGCATGAATGCCGTGGTGGTAACTCAAGGTTATATCGGAAGCACAGAAGAGGGCATGACAACGACATTGGGTCGTGGGGGCTCAGATTATTCAGCTGCTATTCTTGCTGAAGGTATCGCTGCTGATATTCTGGAAATTTGGACAGATGTTGCCGGTATCGCAACTACCGATCCTCGCCTGTGTCCTCAGGCAAAGCCGATCTCAGAAATTTCATTTAAAGAGGCGTCGGAACTTGCGACGTTTGGTGCGAAGGTTTTGCATCCGGCGACCTTGCTTCCTGCTATCCGCAAGAACATCCCAGTCTTTGTCGGCTCCAGCTTTGAAGCTGAAGCAAAAGGTACATGGGTGCGCAAGGAAGTCGAACAGCACCCGCTGATCCGTGCGATGGCGATCAGAAAGAACCAGGTGCTGGTCACTCTATCAACTCCCGAAATGCTTCATGCCCATGGATTTCTGTTTCAGATTTTCAAAGTGTTTAACGATCATAAAGTCAGCATCGATGCAATTACCACTTCCGAGATTTCTGTCAGTGTGACTCTTGATGATTCAACTTTGTTGAACAAAAAGCTCATCGCCGACCTGTCGGAGATCGCTGATGTGCATGTTGAGGAAAATCTGTCTTTGGTTTCTTTGATTGGAAATAACATCAACCATACATCGGGCTTGGGTAAGGAAATTTTTGAAACCATCGCTGACATCAACGTTCGCATGATTTGTCTGGGAGCAAGTAAGCATAACTTCTGCTTTCTGGTGAACGAAGAGCACGGTCCCCTGGCTATTCAAAAACTTCATCAGAAGTTCGTGGAAATGGCCTAG
- a CDS encoding ABC transporter permease, producing MKIKQLFSVPKFNDGALKVWQRNFLYFKKTMMVSLFWIVLEPVIYLGAIGFGLGSFVNNMEGMSYIEYFFPALLCTTAMMVSFFEGTYGNYTKLTHQKTYATIMLTRVGPEEIVAGELMWAATKGFFGVTGVTVVAVFFGLIDSYRILLALPVLLLISALFSCIGMIFTSIARNYDSFIYSTSGLIVPMSLLSGTYFPLEQLPTGMRYLAYLFPLTHGVAAVRGILHQGNLTMIAIHIVILALLTWICMNVSFHRIRNKLLK from the coding sequence ATGAAAATCAAACAACTGTTTTCCGTTCCCAAGTTCAACGACGGTGCCCTGAAAGTTTGGCAGCGTAACTTCTTGTACTTTAAAAAGACCATGATGGTTTCCTTGTTCTGGATTGTTCTGGAGCCGGTCATCTATCTGGGTGCCATCGGGTTTGGTTTGGGTTCGTTCGTGAACAACATGGAAGGAATGTCGTACATCGAGTATTTCTTCCCGGCGTTGCTGTGTACGACTGCGATGATGGTGTCATTCTTTGAAGGTACCTATGGAAACTACACCAAGCTGACTCATCAAAAAACTTACGCGACTATCATGCTGACTCGGGTCGGGCCAGAGGAAATCGTTGCTGGTGAGTTGATGTGGGCTGCGACCAAAGGTTTCTTTGGCGTGACCGGTGTGACTGTCGTGGCTGTGTTTTTTGGTTTGATTGATTCTTATCGAATTCTTTTGGCCTTGCCGGTATTGCTTCTTATCTCGGCGTTGTTCTCTTGCATCGGGATGATCTTCACCTCGATTGCCAGAAACTATGATTCATTTATTTATTCCACATCCGGCTTGATAGTTCCAATGAGCCTGTTAAGTGGAACCTATTTTCCTTTGGAGCAATTGCCGACGGGAATGCGCTATCTTGCCTACCTATTCCCTCTAACTCACGGGGTGGCGGCAGTGCGCGGGATTTTACATCAGGGAAATCTGACCATGATTGCAATACACATCGTAATCCTGGCGTTGCTGACCTGGATCTGCATGAACGTTTCGTTCCACCGTATCCGCAATAAACTACTGAAATAG
- a CDS encoding phosphatase PAP2 family protein, giving the protein MLDFILNLDKRLFTLINSEWTAPWADVFFPFITDLHKKDPVKIVCIPLIIALFIWRRGWKKGCTIFVMAVLSVSLSDGIGNWGFKKTVQRPRPANTESLTVNVRAPFGGYSFVSNHATNIFNFATFVSVIFPVAMAPMMTLALLVSYSRVYNGVHFPTDILAGAMLGIITGIIMARLCQRFISRFDEDTDDEAQTV; this is encoded by the coding sequence ATGCTCGATTTTATTTTGAACCTCGATAAACGTCTTTTTACGCTGATCAATTCTGAATGGACTGCTCCGTGGGCAGATGTGTTTTTCCCATTCATCACAGACCTTCATAAAAAGGACCCGGTCAAAATCGTCTGCATTCCGCTGATCATTGCGCTCTTTATCTGGCGCCGCGGCTGGAAAAAAGGCTGTACCATTTTTGTCATGGCGGTTCTGAGTGTTTCGTTATCCGATGGTATCGGCAACTGGGGTTTCAAAAAAACTGTTCAACGTCCGAGGCCTGCTAACACCGAAAGTCTTACCGTTAACGTAAGGGCTCCGTTTGGCGGCTATAGTTTCGTTTCCAATCATGCGACAAATATTTTTAACTTCGCGACATTCGTATCAGTTATCTTTCCGGTGGCAATGGCGCCAATGATGACCCTGGCTCTTTTGGTATCCTATAGCCGCGTCTACAATGGAGTTCACTTCCCCACTGATATTCTGGCCGGAGCCATGCTGGGCATAATTACCGGCATCATCATGGCGAGACTTTGCCAAAGATTTATTTCCAGATTCGATGAAGACACAGACGATGAGGCACAGACCGTATGA
- the typA gene encoding translational GTPase TypA: MIQDPKKIRNIAIIAHVDHGKTTLVDHLIKQAGTFRDNEHVDDRLMDSMDLERERGITIAAKNASFVYKDIKVNIVDTPGHSDFGGEVERILNMVDGCILLCDASEGPLPQTRFVLKKALEQNLKVIVCINKIDRSDARIQEVHNELFDLFIDLEATEEQCDFHTVYAIAREGMATLDPAVNTGTLEVLYDAIVNLVPPPKIDEEAPLQVMVSNISYNDYVGRLAIGRMRAGTIKVGDEVVCVQEKGQKKVKVSALYQYKVNSQVPAQEVGAGDIVVIAGMEDFTIGDTITSALDPRPLPRIRVDEPTVGMVFSVNNGPFAGMEGKNVTSRKILERLERELLYNVAIRVEKTANTDAFKVVGRGELQLGVLIEQMRRENFELLVSKPTVVFKEENGQRMEPMEIAVIDIEDSFVGAVTEKLGKRKGVMQNMVQKGSGRTRLEFLIPSRGLIGYRSEFLTDTRGTGLLNTQFNGWEAYKGEIEHRMNGAMISDRKGQATAFAIWNLQERGIMYVTHGQDVYEGMIVGEHAKDNDLEVNITREKKLSNVRASGSDEAIRLVPVRPMTLEKAMEWIKDSELIEVTPKNIRLRCRETDPNKRARAAKE, from the coding sequence ATGATTCAAGATCCAAAGAAGATTAGAAATATCGCGATCATCGCGCACGTCGACCACGGTAAAACAACCCTGGTTGACCATTTGATTAAACAAGCCGGTACATTCCGTGACAATGAGCACGTTGATGACCGCTTGATGGACTCCATGGATCTTGAAAGAGAACGTGGTATCACTATCGCAGCCAAGAATGCGTCTTTCGTTTACAAAGATATCAAAGTTAACATCGTAGATACTCCGGGACATAGTGACTTCGGTGGTGAAGTTGAACGTATCCTGAACATGGTTGATGGTTGTATCCTTCTTTGCGACGCTTCTGAAGGTCCACTTCCGCAAACACGTTTCGTATTGAAAAAAGCTCTTGAGCAAAATCTTAAAGTTATCGTTTGTATTAACAAGATCGATCGTTCAGATGCTCGTATCCAGGAAGTTCACAATGAACTTTTCGATTTGTTCATCGACCTTGAAGCGACTGAAGAACAATGTGATTTCCACACTGTTTACGCTATCGCGCGTGAAGGTATGGCGACTTTGGATCCAGCGGTTAACACTGGTACATTGGAAGTTCTTTACGATGCTATCGTAAACTTGGTTCCTCCTCCAAAAATTGACGAAGAAGCTCCATTGCAAGTTATGGTTTCCAACATCTCTTACAATGATTACGTAGGTCGTTTGGCGATCGGTCGTATGCGTGCAGGTACAATCAAAGTCGGTGACGAGGTTGTATGCGTTCAGGAAAAAGGTCAGAAGAAAGTTAAAGTCTCTGCTTTGTATCAGTACAAAGTGAACTCGCAAGTTCCAGCTCAAGAAGTTGGCGCAGGTGACATCGTTGTTATCGCGGGTATGGAAGACTTTACTATCGGTGACACTATCACTTCAGCTTTGGATCCTCGTCCGCTTCCGCGTATTCGCGTGGATGAACCGACGGTGGGAATGGTGTTCTCGGTAAATAACGGACCGTTCGCGGGTATGGAAGGTAAGAACGTTACTTCCCGTAAGATCCTTGAGCGTCTTGAGAGAGAATTGTTGTACAACGTTGCGATTCGCGTAGAAAAAACTGCGAACACTGACGCTTTCAAAGTTGTTGGTCGTGGTGAGTTGCAATTGGGTGTATTGATCGAGCAAATGCGCCGTGAAAACTTCGAACTTCTGGTTTCCAAACCGACAGTTGTCTTCAAAGAAGAAAACGGTCAAAGAATGGAACCAATGGAGATCGCGGTTATCGATATCGAAGACTCCTTCGTTGGTGCGGTTACTGAGAAACTTGGTAAACGTAAAGGTGTGATGCAAAACATGGTTCAAAAAGGTTCAGGACGTACTCGTCTTGAGTTTTTGATCCCATCACGTGGTTTGATCGGTTACCGTTCTGAGTTCTTGACTGACACTCGTGGTACAGGTCTTTTGAATACTCAATTCAATGGCTGGGAAGCTTACAAAGGTGAAATCGAACACCGTATGAATGGTGCGATGATTTCTGACCGTAAAGGCCAAGCTACTGCATTCGCGATCTGGAATCTTCAAGAGCGCGGTATTATGTACGTAACTCACGGTCAAGATGTGTACGAAGGCATGATCGTAGGTGAGCATGCTAAGGACAATGATCTAGAAGTAAACATCACTCGCGAGAAGAAATTGTCAAACGTACGTGCTTCGGGTTCTGATGAAGCTATCCGTCTGGTTCCAGTACGTCCTATGACGTTGGAAAAAGCGATGGAATGGATCAAGGATTCTGAACTGATCGAAGTGACTCCGAAGAACATCCGTCTTCGTTGCCGCGAAACCGATCCAAACAAACGTGCAAGAGCAGCGAAGGAATAA
- the dusB gene encoding tRNA dihydrouridine synthase DusB, with amino-acid sequence MAGITDHAFRTFMKKLDTSVVVTELVSASGIEYKSERTMKLMSFDESQRPIGIQLFGEDPEILGRAAAVAEAEGCDFVDLNFGCPVPKVVKKGAGSAMMKDPVQMQKVLAAVKGAVKVPVTIKIRTGWDSNTRNALEICNIAYNEGIEWVAIHGRTRAQSYTGFADWDFITDVKSKAKLPILGNGDILTPKQAVLRLEQSGCDGVMIGRGCLKNPFIFMDALSLWRGEPLKTVQRDYVSLFNSLKTELVAHCDEHITGIQLRKFAAWFSTGYPGAAQFRKNLFQSKSNEEIMDLANEFFASVGNVEQEDQSKDEFLMGGHG; translated from the coding sequence ATGGCAGGGATCACTGATCACGCCTTCCGTACGTTCATGAAAAAGCTCGATACGAGTGTGGTCGTGACTGAATTGGTCAGCGCAAGTGGTATTGAATACAAGTCTGAAAGAACCATGAAGCTGATGAGCTTTGATGAATCTCAACGACCTATCGGTATTCAGTTGTTCGGTGAAGATCCTGAAATTTTGGGAAGAGCCGCTGCAGTGGCTGAGGCCGAAGGTTGTGACTTCGTAGATTTGAATTTTGGTTGTCCTGTTCCTAAGGTTGTAAAAAAAGGCGCCGGCTCTGCAATGATGAAAGACCCTGTGCAAATGCAGAAGGTTCTTGCGGCAGTTAAGGGAGCAGTTAAAGTTCCTGTGACTATCAAAATCAGAACGGGCTGGGATTCCAATACCAGAAACGCTTTGGAGATTTGCAACATCGCTTACAACGAGGGCATCGAATGGGTTGCTATCCATGGCCGCACTCGTGCGCAAAGTTATACTGGATTTGCGGACTGGGATTTTATTACTGACGTTAAGTCCAAGGCAAAGCTTCCAATTCTTGGAAACGGAGACATTCTCACACCCAAACAGGCGGTTTTGAGACTTGAGCAGTCCGGCTGCGATGGGGTCATGATTGGTCGTGGTTGCCTTAAAAATCCGTTTATTTTCATGGATGCACTGTCCTTGTGGCGTGGCGAGCCGTTAAAAACGGTACAAAGAGACTATGTGAGCCTGTTTAACAGTCTGAAAACTGAGCTTGTTGCGCATTGTGATGAACACATCACAGGGATTCAATTGAGAAAGTTTGCAGCTTGGTTCTCAACAGGGTATCCTGGAGCAGCACAATTCAGGAAGAATCTTTTTCAATCCAAAAGCAATGAAGAGATCATGGACCTTGCTAACGAATTTTTCGCTAGCGTAGGCAATGTTGAGCAAGAAGATCAGTCGAAAGACGAATTCTTGATGGGCGGACACGGTTAG
- a CDS encoding flagellar motor protein, whose translation MDIATILGLVIGFGGIIFGNFIEGGHISSLMQFTAFLIVFAGTAGAVMVSSSEHALKTGLNLARKAFKTEESKAHGKLEDIVECARLAKKESILSLEPRISKIGDPLLQNVLRNVVDGVEEPVIRDIFETQIYTEEEELLAGAKVWADAGGFAPTIGIIGAVLGLIHVMGNLTDTSKLGAGIAVAFVATVYGVSFANLLFLPIGNKIKKKVEDMTREKLMVLEGGLMIAKGANHMVIEQKLRSYLPHVSKT comes from the coding sequence ATGGACATAGCTACAATCCTAGGGCTCGTTATTGGTTTTGGTGGAATCATCTTCGGTAACTTTATCGAAGGTGGACACATAAGTTCCCTAATGCAGTTTACTGCGTTTCTTATCGTCTTTGCTGGTACTGCGGGAGCTGTCATGGTTTCCAGTTCAGAACATGCATTGAAAACCGGATTGAATCTGGCAAGAAAAGCTTTTAAGACCGAAGAAAGTAAAGCTCACGGTAAACTTGAAGATATCGTCGAGTGTGCGCGTCTTGCAAAAAAAGAATCAATACTTTCATTGGAACCCAGAATCAGCAAAATCGGAGATCCACTTTTGCAGAACGTTCTGCGAAATGTTGTCGATGGTGTGGAAGAGCCTGTCATTCGCGACATATTTGAAACGCAAATATACACTGAAGAAGAAGAGTTACTTGCGGGAGCTAAGGTTTGGGCCGATGCTGGTGGCTTTGCTCCAACCATTGGTATCATCGGTGCGGTTCTGGGATTGATCCATGTCATGGGCAATCTGACTGACACTAGTAAATTGGGTGCGGGTATTGCCGTGGCGTTTGTGGCAACGGTTTATGGTGTGAGCTTCGCGAATCTTTTGTTTTTGCCAATCGGAAACAAGATTAAGAAAAAAGTTGAGGATATGACTCGGGAAAAGTTGATGGTCCTTGAGGGCGGATTGATGATCGCCAAGGGTGCCAATCACATGGTCATTGAACAAAAGCTAAGGTCGTACTTACCTCATGTCAGCAAAACGTAG
- the mtgA gene encoding monofunctional biosynthetic peptidoglycan transglycosylase, with protein sequence MITTAAIIWSWLPDAKEIKGCMITTMYKVDLCPTSKNYVPLKQISPYLQRTIIMTEDGNFYKHHGFEWGVIEKNFRQGWETGVYKRGGSTITQQLAKNMFLNADRTFFRKGLEAIITDRIEKTLTKKEILEKYLNIVEFGKNIYGVKQAAQFYFKKPAANLDVVESAFLAMVLPSPIKYSHSYHKKELTQFARKRMSQIVQNMYQFHSIDQAEYEVAMERIQTFLSPAPPPMDHIPGLNEMSVEQVDSMSSDEIERLEQEIREGTSGDSSELDMTPDESL encoded by the coding sequence ATGATTACCACAGCTGCGATCATCTGGTCGTGGCTTCCTGACGCGAAGGAAATCAAAGGTTGCATGATCACCACTATGTACAAAGTGGACCTGTGCCCGACTTCCAAAAACTATGTGCCGCTAAAACAAATCAGTCCTTACCTGCAAAGAACCATCATCATGACTGAAGATGGAAATTTTTATAAGCACCATGGCTTTGAGTGGGGAGTTATCGAAAAGAACTTCCGTCAGGGTTGGGAAACCGGTGTTTACAAACGCGGTGGATCCACAATCACTCAGCAGTTGGCAAAGAATATGTTCCTGAACGCGGACCGCACGTTCTTCCGCAAAGGTTTGGAAGCGATCATCACGGACCGCATTGAAAAGACGCTGACCAAAAAAGAAATCCTGGAAAAGTATCTGAACATCGTGGAATTCGGAAAAAATATCTACGGCGTAAAACAAGCCGCTCAGTTTTATTTCAAAAAGCCCGCTGCAAATCTGGATGTCGTTGAGAGCGCCTTCCTTGCGATGGTGCTACCGAGTCCTATTAAGTATTCCCATTCCTACCATAAAAAAGAACTCACCCAATTCGCACGCAAGCGCATGAGTCAGATCGTGCAGAACATGTATCAGTTCCATAGCATTGACCAAGCAGAGTACGAAGTGGCGATGGAACGCATTCAGACCTTCTTAAGTCCTGCTCCCCCACCGATGGATCATATCCCTGGCTTAAATGAGATGTCTGTTGAGCAGGTGGATTCAATGAGCAGTGATGAAATCGAACGTTTGGAGCAGGAAATTCGCGAAGGAACTTCCGGCGACAGCTCCGAACTTGATATGACGCCTGATGAAAGCCTGTAA
- a CDS encoding ABC transporter ATP-binding protein, translated as MDSKVAIEIKDLTKKYDDKVAVDGIDLEIYKGECFGLLGPNGAGKTTTMKMMYCSALVTSGELYVLGLNVKKNFREIKSRIGVVPQDDGLDPDFTVLENLSVYASYHNIQPAEAELRAQALLRLMKLEEYQDRSVETLSGGMKRRLAIARGLINSPEVIFLDEPTTGLDPQARIWIWDFFKHLKSEKSTLVLTTHYMEEAEQMCDRVAIIDDGKILTIGKPRDLIRDLIGKEVVEFDTNPVDLNYYLGRLRAEGFAYQVIKDTVSVLVKENQEGRRVVDLIASDKIFIRKPTLNDVFLKLAGHQLRDE; from the coding sequence ATGGATTCGAAAGTCGCCATTGAGATAAAAGACCTAACCAAAAAATACGACGATAAAGTCGCTGTCGATGGAATAGATCTGGAAATCTACAAAGGCGAATGTTTCGGACTATTAGGTCCAAATGGGGCTGGCAAAACAACAACGATGAAGATGATGTATTGCTCAGCCCTCGTTACCAGCGGGGAGCTCTACGTTCTCGGCCTTAACGTTAAAAAGAATTTCCGCGAAATCAAATCTCGTATCGGCGTCGTCCCTCAGGACGACGGCCTCGATCCTGACTTCACAGTCTTAGAAAATCTCTCAGTCTATGCCAGTTATCACAATATTCAGCCTGCAGAGGCCGAGTTGCGTGCACAGGCATTGCTACGCCTGATGAAGCTGGAAGAATACCAGGATCGTTCCGTGGAAACATTGAGCGGGGGAATGAAGCGTCGTTTGGCGATCGCCCGTGGGCTGATTAATTCTCCTGAAGTTATTTTCCTGGATGAGCCCACTACCGGCTTGGATCCCCAGGCTCGTATCTGGATCTGGGACTTCTTCAAACATTTGAAATCCGAAAAAAGCACTCTGGTACTGACGACTCACTACATGGAAGAGGCAGAGCAAATGTGTGATCGCGTGGCGATCATTGATGACGGAAAAATTCTGACTATCGGTAAGCCGCGTGACCTGATTCGTGATCTGATCGGCAAGGAAGTTGTCGAGTTCGACACTAATCCTGTGGATTTGAACTATTATCTTGGGCGTTTGCGCGCTGAAGGATTTGCGTATCAGGTTATCAAAGACACTGTGTCCGTTCTGGTGAAAGAAAATCAGGAAGGCCGCCGTGTTGTCGATCTGATCGCCTCAGACAAAATATTTATTCGTAAGCCCACCTTGAACGATGTGTTCCTGAAATTGGCAGGACATCAATTGAGGGACGAATAA
- the mltG gene encoding endolytic transglycosylase MltG: MKKTVVVLISAMMALLVAIGVCVGFLGYQYSTTAPSSIAQDVVYEVVPGRAFNTIARDLEAKGLVRNAFFFSMYARFKNERSKVKVGEYLLRTNMTPSEVLDVITSGKSIARAFTISEGLSIYEISELYEKEGFGTAAEFMRLVRDPQLIQALLGEKQESLEGYLFPETYMLTKFTDTKGLLGAMVKRFMYVYNEIQPQSQLKGWTRHQIVTLASIVEKETGAPEERPLISSVFHNRLQKGMKLQTDPTIIYGKAETLGKIVINITRADLTAPTRYNTYVISGLPPGPIANPGKEALLAAMNPERSNYLFFVSQNDGTHVFSEDYKGHQAAVKRYQLNSKAREGRSWRDLNKKPAK, from the coding sequence ATGAAAAAGACGGTTGTCGTTCTTATCAGTGCGATGATGGCTTTGTTGGTTGCGATCGGCGTTTGCGTCGGATTTCTGGGTTATCAGTATTCGACCACCGCACCAAGCAGTATTGCTCAGGACGTGGTTTACGAAGTAGTGCCGGGACGTGCGTTTAATACGATCGCCCGGGATCTGGAGGCAAAGGGCCTGGTCCGTAATGCTTTCTTCTTTTCCATGTACGCTCGTTTCAAAAACGAGCGCTCCAAAGTAAAAGTTGGGGAGTATCTGCTGCGAACGAACATGACACCAAGTGAAGTATTGGACGTTATTACTTCCGGTAAAAGTATCGCACGCGCATTTACGATCAGCGAGGGTCTTAGTATTTATGAGATTTCCGAGCTGTATGAAAAAGAAGGATTTGGAACGGCTGCCGAGTTTATGCGCCTGGTGCGCGATCCTCAGTTGATCCAGGCCTTGCTTGGTGAGAAGCAGGAAAGCCTTGAAGGTTATTTGTTTCCTGAAACATACATGCTGACAAAATTCACAGACACCAAAGGGCTTTTGGGCGCGATGGTTAAGAGATTCATGTATGTCTATAACGAAATCCAGCCGCAGTCTCAGCTAAAAGGCTGGACTCGTCATCAGATCGTGACTCTGGCAAGTATCGTGGAAAAAGAAACCGGTGCTCCTGAAGAACGACCTTTGATCTCCTCGGTATTTCATAATCGTCTGCAAAAGGGTATGAAACTTCAGACAGATCCGACGATCATTTACGGCAAGGCGGAAACGCTGGGTAAAATCGTGATCAATATCACCCGTGCAGATTTGACCGCGCCGACTCGTTATAACACCTATGTGATTTCGGGTCTTCCTCCTGGGCCGATTGCAAATCCAGGTAAAGAAGCTTTGCTGGCAGCGATGAATCCAGAGCGCAGTAACTATCTGTTTTTCGTAAGTCAAAATGACGGGACCCATGTTTTCTCTGAAGATTACAAAGGTCACCAGGCAGCAGTTAAGCGTTATCAGTTGAATTCCAAGGCCCGCGAAGGACGCTCTTGGAGAGATCTAAATAAGAAGCCCGCAAAATAA